GGGTTAAAAGTCCCAAAATAGCAGGGTCTCTGAGCTGATGGAATTAGTTtattcataaaagagaaaactacagaGCTCTGAAAGACAGGGTCTCTTGAAGTTTAAATTATTTGGTTACCTGTAAAGTCACAATAATTGATAGCCAATCTTTTTAAATGGTGGAAGTTGAAGTTTAAGAGAATTCTGGATCCTGCCATGAGAATGGAAGGAAGGCTGGGTTTCCAAGGAGAGTTTCACGGCAAAGAAACGCTAATCAGAAGATGGAAACTTTTAAATGTGAGTCACAGAGAAAGCTTGCTGAGAAAAGTTGGAGTGCATTTAACTAAAAGTGTTTCAGTATTTTtctatcaagaaaaaagaaaaagaagtgattcagaaaagaaacaataaaactttcTGAAGCTTAATTaagttataaagttaaaaaaaaaatagaatgatatCATTAGTCTCCAAAATAACTTCAAGATTTGGGGAGATTTATGTCAGTCCAAGAGCTTTtgatttcagaggaaaaaaaaaaaaaaaaacaccaagaacaACAACCCTGAGTCAAATATTTCTCCTTAAAGCCATGCAAGGCAAAGAGTGAAATAAATGTTCTCCATAGTTATTAAAGACATATGAGTAAGATATATGATTGATCTGAGCTGGCATTTCTTAAAAGTCTGCTTTATATTTTgtaccacatttttaaatatagtaataGTGACACATTAACAGGAATCCATGCTGCTTTACTAaacagttatatttatatatttaaagcagTGACTGGAAATTTTTTCTGTGAAGAACCAGATAATAAATACTTTTGGCTTTGCGGACTACACAGTTTCTGTTACTGCTACTCAGCTTTGCTGTCATAGCTcaaaagcagccataggcaaAATGCAAACGAATGATTATGGCTTTATTCCAGTAaaactatttacaaaaacaggaagcaggctggagtttgccaacccctgatgAAAAGCATAATTAAGGATATGAACTTGCCTAATTTACTATTCCTCGTAGGTATGGAAAGCAGTCTGGCTAGTGGCAGCTTCCCAAAAGTACAAGCTCAGTAGCCAACATAAAGTAAAGCAACTTTTGGAGGGTTAATTTTGCCAAACCAAGtatgggagaagagaaaagaaaagagaaatgactttaGATTCAAATCTTTGTCTTACTAAGGAGAAGGGTGAGACCCAGAGAAAAGTTACACTTCTAGGGTCAGGCAACACACAGTCAGATCTATTTCAACGAAGAACAACCTCCATTTATTTCACCGGGATGAGCCATGAGGACTCCTAACTGGTTAACACTCAAAGAGAATGGCAAGTCCTGTCTAGTCCTCCCATGGGAAATGACTGTTCCACTGAGTTCCCAAACTGcttgagaaaggataaaaactgcTTTGTTTTGAAGCATACCATGTGAGTGTAGATTCATACATCTTTGATCAAAGACTAGTCCTCTAGAAGTGAAGGTCAACTTCATCTAACACTGAAACTTTAGGAGAGATACAGGTGGACCGGTTGAGGACAGAAAAGAAGGAGATTCCCACCCAATCAGCCTGATCAGCTAAATCCAACTTGACAATCAATGGGGTGAGAGGAGCCACAGCTGAATGTCTCCAAgacatggaaagaaatggaacaaacattTTGTATTCTATATTTTTCAATCATATAGCCAGAATATGTCATATAGCCAGAATAACaagttatgaaataaaaatatatcttataaataaaatattaataatattaactaaTAAAACAAGTCTCTTTCTAGGTACTTACCTGGAAAGCATTAAGCAGGGCAAAAATTATGTGGAATATCAAAGAAGTGCCTTCTATAAGCGTAGCTACTCCAAAACCCCAGGTCAGTCCCAGCAGTGGGGTGAGGATGGCCACATTTTTGCTGATCCTCATAATTATGGCGAGATCCTGAGACTTGGAACTGCCAATAGAGGGCCTCTGAGTGTTGACAGCAACAACCAAAACCACCACAAGATTCACGGCCACAATGACTAAGGCTGGGATGGCAAATGCTAAAAGGGCTTTGGTATTGTCCCAGTTAAGCCAACAGGCATCGGGTCTCGTGTAGCCTTTCTCTGGCACTGTGATAGCAACTGTGGTGCCAGCGATGACCAGTGGACACCCATAGCCAATGGCAAAGCCAATGGCCATCAGGCGGGACTTCATCATCCTACGGAAAACAACCAATATTCCATAGATGATGAGCAGTGCTTTGAAGAACAtccagaaaaacagagagaggtaGAAAAAGTGGCTGAAAAATGTCAGCGCAACACACCACTTGGAGTCCTGGGCCTTTTTGTGAAAGTTAGAGTTTATGATGAACCACACATTAGCAATCAGGAGCGACACAGCTATGTTCACGATGCACACATGACGCAAGTATGATATCTCCGTCACAACCACCCGGGACCACACCAGGGCTTCAATGGTCAGGCAAAGAATCAAGCTAAGGATGGAGAtgctgagcccaatgcaggtgaTGTAGTACAGGACTTTGTTGTCTATAGATTTGGGGGACATTAGAATGGAAAAGGACATCACCATGTTGGTGTAGTTACACAAGCATTTCACTCTGTTCGTGATCTCCAGCGTGGTTTCACAAGCATTCTCATCCCATCTCCTTTTCCTCGAGTGCCAGCCAACACACTGGGCCCTGGCATTCCGGGATTTGTTGATCTTCTCAAAGGTAAATAAGACTTGCTTCAGTCCTTCCGGTAAAATCACCGAAAGAATGAGACCATTTACAGGTCTAGGAAGACTCACATTTTGCGAGCGGACTTCCTTCAGTATGGCCCCCAAGGTGGGAAAGGCTATGCTGATGGCTTGGGATGCATTTGGTGACAGCTTCCACAGGTCTTGCCTGGGAATTTCTATCATCCCTAAGATACCCTCTGTTGTACTGTTCATGCTCGCGGAGAAATTGAACTTTTTCTCTGAGGTATTGTGGTTGATGCGAAGCCCTTTTGCCTGAATGAAGAGTTCATCTGCAAGGTTCTCGGATTCATTGTGCACGCGGAGTTGCCTCGCAAACAGATTCACTGACTGCAACAAATCCGAGCTGGTATTTTTGTCTGGAATGAAAGCCCAATTTGAAATGGCTGCTGTGTCAAGGATGTGGTTGGCCACTTCACTATAACTCTGcagtggaggggaaaaaaaatggaagttatgCTAAGGATTTACACATTAGTGTAGAAAGTCAATCTCTAAACCCTGAAATTTCTCGAGTTCAAGTGATGGGATCTTCTTTGATATATTGCTCTTCAAATTCACTGTTTATTGGAATCTCATGCTAAGAGGACTTCAGAGAGAGAAGTACAGTAaaacaatcattaaaataaaatgaaaatataaataaagtttattactttattattccCCGGGGACAGCATTTCCAAACTGCAGTTTATATAACCTAAGAGTTCTCATGAGCTATTAATGATTGTTTAATGGAGGGAATTGGGGGTAAATTCTATAAAAACctaaatttgagaaacactgcatACTGTATCTCTATACTCCCCCCTTTATAAAGAGGGCTAAACTTCATTAACACATGAAAAGTTCTAAAAAGTCCTGCCAGAAGGAAACCTGCTTAACTTTGTTTAACCCAGAATTTCTACATCTGCTATGCACAGATCTCCCTTGTAGAAATGAAACCCCCATTaacttttctcaaaataattatgttctACAGAATTAAATTTGGGCAACACTGGAATAGACACACTCTTGCTCACAGCCATCCTTTCGGGATATTTTCTTGAAACTAGTAAGTCTGTACAGAAACATGTATTAAAAATGTGCTAACTTCttgaaaatttacataaattagaGTGAATCGACCTGCAGAATTGAAATAAAATCCTGTCGTTGTTATGGTTGCTGTGGCTGTCTGACTTTGGACCGTACATTTGAAACTGTTAAAATGCAAGatttggttaagaaaaaaaaaaaaaaaaggaaagaaacctgccagtttttaaaatgaaattgtcaAAGAATACCTTCATTTTCTCTTGGGTAACATTATCAGACAAGTCTGTAGAAATATTTCTTAGTAACTCCACTATGAACGCGATGTTTCCAGACGTGGCTTCTGATGACTTCACGACATCGAGTATGCAGGCATAATCAATTGGACAGTTCCTGAGGATTCCTTGAGCTACACTCTCCACGGGTTCTGGAGCTCGAAAATCAAGAACGTGAACAGGCACAGATGATGCTGCTAGGGAGAGGCGTGATGCACTACTGAagtcctgtttaaaaaaaaaaaaaaaaaaatttgttcaaaaATGATGAAATACCTAACATATTTCAGAATAAAGGAGCGAAGGCACAAATACACCATGAGGGGAAAATGGAGAAGCAAGCGGAACTAAAAAGGGGTTTAGATGCCAAGAAAGACAGAGAGTGTAGGATGGAGTCACACCCAGACAGGAAGTTCCATCAAAATTGCCACTGAGATCAGGATACTGACCTATCACTTTCAGGatagtggtttgtttgtttgttttaagattttatttatttatttgacggagatcacaggtaggcagagagggaggtgggttggggttgggggggaagcaggctccccgctgagtagagagccctatgcagggctcaatcccaggaccctgagatcatgaccctagctgaagacagaggcttaacccattgagtcacccaggtgccccaggatagtGGTTTTAACCCAAGGATGATAACAAGACATTTTCTCCAGAGATGTGgagaaattctaaaaacaaaatctgtctacttattttatctttttaaaaggggagTCTCATGAAATTTGTGTGGGTGGGGATGGATGGAGGTTAGCAGGTCAAATGATGCTAAATTGTAATTTCAAGAAGTTTAGAGTTCAGTAATTAGGCGAAGGTACACACAAATCCATCTCAAACTTTAAGCTCTAAAATTTGAGGTCAAAACTCAAACTTCAACCTCTAAGCATTTGCCATTGTGTAAaggagtttttaaagaaaagatgctgagagggagaaagagagagtgaggagcaGGGAGAGTATCTGAGAATTggggcaaggaaggaaggagaagagacaaattTCCCACAATCTGCCATTTTCCCAAGTCTAAGTCTGAGATTTATTGTCGTGCGGAACAGAACACAGGAAAATGCCTCTACGGTTTCCTGAGAAATTAGCCCTAGAAGCCAATAATATGCAAATGCTTCACCTTAAAGAGTGTTTCCACCGAGAGGCTTGTACATGTTTCAGTTGATTTTTGCCACTTGTTTTGATGACATGTAAATCCTATTTCTCCACGAAAgtgctgagcacagggctggCTGCAGTTGGAAGCCATGGTGCAAGGTCCCTGGCATTTCTctgaaaagcaagagagagagaggagggggcctAATTAGCATGACTGAGCTCTGACGGAGGCAGCTAACTCATTCTAGGGATTTGGGGATTGTCTGCTttccagaggaggtgacattgaaCAGAGTCTTCAGCACCAAGCAAGGTGTGCCAGGCAGGGTGAACAGCACATGGAGAGGAGGGGTCGCAGGTCAGACAGAAAGGCTAGTTTAGAGCAGCTGAGGGGGGTGGGGCAAGAGATGAAGATGAGAGACTTGAATTCTGTGCTAATATGGGGGTTACCAGAAAACATGATTggatttgtttttgaaagataattaaCAATACCATAGAGCAAAGGCAGTAAAATTTTCCATAAAGGCCATgatagggttgccagataaaatacggAAAGTCCGGTtaaatagtaaatttattttcagacaCAGTTGAATCTCATTATTTGCAATAGTTATGGTCTATGGAGTTGCTTCCACAAACACCGAAGAAGGGGAAATCAAGGCAGATTCTTACAAGCTTTTCCTCACACTTTTATCAGCTGATTAATATATATTAGctcattttatgtgtgtttctatttaaagacatTTCGTTTATGTTGTTGATTCATTACCATTGAACTCATGGCAAATAGTACCATAACTCAC
The sequence above is drawn from the Mustela nigripes isolate SB6536 chromosome 5, MUSNIG.SB6536, whole genome shotgun sequence genome and encodes:
- the ADGRF4 gene encoding adhesion G protein-coupled receptor F4, with product MKSQATMICCLMFFLGIECSHYKSKVHIKDGDKRQHPEGKLMTGRIQEKCQGPCTMASNCSQPCAQHFRGEIGFTCHQNKWQKSTETCTSLSVETLFKDFSSASRLSLAASSVPVHVLDFRAPEPVESVAQGILRNCPIDYACILDVVKSSEATSGNIAFIVELLRNISTDLSDNVTQEKMKSYSEVANHILDTAAISNWAFIPDKNTSSDLLQSVNLFARQLRVHNESENLADELFIQAKGLRINHNTSEKKFNFSASMNSTTEGILGMIEIPRQDLWKLSPNASQAISIAFPTLGAILKEVRSQNVSLPRPVNGLILSVILPEGLKQVLFTFEKINKSRNARAQCVGWHSRKRRWDENACETTLEITNRVKCLCNYTNMVMSFSILMSPKSIDNKVLYYITCIGLSISILSLILCLTIEALVWSRVVVTEISYLRHVCIVNIAVSLLIANVWFIINSNFHKKAQDSKWCVALTFFSHFFYLSLFFWMFFKALLIIYGILVVFRRMMKSRLMAIGFAIGYGCPLVIAGTTVAITVPEKGYTRPDACWLNWDNTKALLAFAIPALVIVAVNLVVVLVVAVNTQRPSIGSSKSQDLAIIMRISKNVAILTPLLGLTWGFGVATLIEGTSLIFHIIFALLNAFQGFFILLFGTIMDHKIRDALKMRMSSLNGRTRVAENASLSPTNGSKLMNR